Proteins from one Mercurialis annua linkage group LG7, ddMerAnnu1.2, whole genome shotgun sequence genomic window:
- the LOC126654783 gene encoding polygalacturonase ADPG2 has translation MKRNKNASFLFFIFVLMAAFIMFAIISVEARKHHHSKKTKSHKHLKEKSGGGRDSPGSDSAAAPGPAPSSPPLPPYGGSYPTQSNIFDILSFGAEGDGVSDDSQALLAAWKAACKVSGATIRIPAEKFLIKPITLQGPCMPHLLLQIDGTVLAPQEVGSWPKSSLFQWFNFKWVHDFSIQGTGSVNGQGFNWWTPSNLYFIQKRFKHIPDMKPTALRFYASYNVTVRDIEITNSPQCHLKFDNSKGIKVDNITISSPENSPNTDGIHLQNTQDVEIHHSNIGTGDDCISIQTGCSNIHIHHINCGPGHGISLGGLGKDKSVACVSNIVVEKISLQNTLAGVRIKTWQGGLGSVKNISFSNIQVSDVKYPIIIDQFYCDKHICKNQTEGVLISGVKYDQIIGSYTTQPIHLACSKDVPCIDVDLTNIQLKASSRLGSNNNVQQALCWNSYGKSQAPIYPSTIDYCLMRDSGFIRRIARSHEHLC, from the exons atgaaaagaaacaaaaatgcaTCTTTTCTGTTCTTCATCTTTGTTTTAATGGCTGCTTTCATTATGTTTGCCATAATCTCAGTAGAAGCAAGAAAACAtcaccacagcaagaaaaccaaATCCCACAAGCACCTTAAAGAGAAGAGTGGCGGTGGCAGAGATTCTCCAGGTTCAGATTCAGCCGCGGCTCCTGGTCCAGCACCATCATCCCCGCCTCTTCCTCCCTACGGTGGTTCTTATCCTACACAATCCaacatttttgatattttgtcaTTTGGAGCCGAAGGAGATGGAGTTTCTGATGATTCTCAG GCACTTCTAGCTGCATGGAAAGCAGCCTGTAAGGTCAGTGGAGCTACAATAAGAATTCCAGCAGAAAAGTTTCTTATCAAACCCATAACTCTTCAAGGTCCATGTATGCCTCACCTTCTTCTTCAG ATAGATGGAACTGTGCTAGCTCCTCAAGAAGTAGGTTCTTGGCCTAAATCAAGCCTGTTTCAATGGTTTAACTTCAAATGGGTTCATGACTTCAGCATTCAAGGCACTGGCTCTGTCAATGGTCAAGGCTTTAATTGGTGGACTCCTTCTAATCTCTATTTTATTCAG AAGAGGTTCAAGCACATTCCGGATATGAAACCAACA GCTTTGAGATTCTATGCGAGTTATAATGTTACAGTTCGTGACATTGAAATAACAAATAGTCCTCAATGTCATCTAAAATTTGACAACTCTAAAGGAATAAAGGTTGACAACATCACAATTTCTTCACCAGAGAATAGCCCAAATACTGATGGAATTCACTTGCAGAACACACAAGATGTAGAAATTCACCATTCTAATATTGGAACTG GAGATGACTGTATATCCATACAAACTGGTTGCTCTAACATCCATATTCATCATATTAATTGTGGTCCAGGGCATGGTATAag TTTAGGAGGACTCGGGAAAGATAAATCTGTTGCATGTGTCTCTAATATTGTTGTGGAAAAAATCTCACTACAGAATACCTTAGCTGGAGTTAGAATAAAGACATGGCag GGAGGTCTCGGATCGGTTAAAAACATATCATTTTCGAACATTCAAGTGTCGGACGTTAAGTATCCGATAATAATCGACCAGTTCTATTGCGACAAGCACATCTGCAAGAACCAAACAGAAGGTGTGTTAATATCCGGTGTTAAATACGATCAAATTATCGGAAGTTACACCACACAGCCCATCCATCTCGCTTGTAGCAAAGACGTACCGTGCATAGATGTTGACCTAACTAATATTCAGTTGAAAGCTTCCTCAAGATTAGGAAGTAATAATAATGTCCAACAGGCTTTGTGTTGGAATTCTTATGGGAAATCACAAGCACCTATTTATCCTTCAACTATAGATTATTGCTTGATGAGAGATAGCGGGTTTATTAGGAGAATAGCAAGGTCACACGAACATCTATGCTAA
- the LOC126654785 gene encoding protein POOR HOMOLOGOUS SYNAPSIS 1-like, whose protein sequence is MAATDCLALILSEPSNVEKSVTEKLWQVSFSRFLLYPSLPSTCPSLLPLPHTRYYRPSRGTWISSRSPSASLLLHHRPSSASDSILTVCFHGQIMEEHYVSKLQFSWPQVSCVSGYPPRGSRYVFISYKDSNDEIQKFAVRFSVNTEAENFINALKDILQDPTGIEPPISDIRSDISSEPMFRSADRISARTYEEESSVMTPVQTSYYQPEISFNLNCEVEQDSHTNEQDSHTNEEESSVLPPVQTSYYQPEITFSLNCEVEQDSHTNKDTLPNSNSKDIYSALPPSFASFLSNCCSDVQQVATQPSSAEDVDLKSQIVRCMEDSSFQEMLMKVEKVIAELGDEMML, encoded by the exons ATGGCAGCAACAGATTGTTTGGCACTCATACTAAGCGAACCTTCCAACGTAGAGAAATCAGTTACAGAAAAGCTATGGCAAGTCTCCTTCTCTCGCTTCCTGCTCTATCCTTCGCTCCCTTCCACGTGTCCTTCCCTCCTTCCTCTTCCTCACACTCGCTATTACCGCCCTTCCCGCGGCACCTGGATTTCCTCTCGTTCTCCGTCCGCCTCTCTCCTTCTCCATCACCGTCCATCATCCGCCTCCGATTCAATCCTCACCGTCTGTTTCCACGGCCAGATCATG GAAGAGCACTATGTTTCAAAGCTGCAATTCAGTTGGCCACAGGTGTCTTGTGTCTCTGGATATCCTCCTAGAGGCAGCAGATATGTTTTTATTAGCTATAAAGACTCCAATGATGAG ATCCAGAAGTTTGCCGTCCGATTTTCAGTAAATACTGAAGCCGAGAATTTCATAAATGCTTTGAAG GATATCTTGCAGGATCCTACTGGAATTGAACCTCCTATTAGTGACATTCGATCTGATATTTCATCGGAACCTATGTTCAGGTCTGCTGATCGAATTTCAGCTAG AACTTATGAGGAGGAATCGAGTGTCATGACTCCTGTTCAAACTTCTTATTACCAACCCGAAATCTCATTCAATTTGAACTGTGAAGTTGAGCAAGACTCGCATACTAATGAGCAAGACTCGCATACTAATGAGGAGGAATCAAGTGTCTTGCCTCCTGTTCAAACCTCTTATTACCAACCTGAAATCACGTTCAGTTTGAACTGTGAAGTTGAGCAAGACTCGCATACTAATAAGGATACATTGCCAAATAGCAACTCTAAAGACATTTATTCCGCTTTGCCTCCCAGCTTTGCTTCATTCTTGAGCAACTGCTGTTCTGATGTCCAACAAG TTGCTACTCAACCAAGTTCAGCTGAGGATGTTGATCTCAAATCTCAAATTGTG AGATGCATGGAAGATTCCTCTTTCCAAG AGATGTTGATGAAAGTGGAGAAAGTTATTGCTGAACTTGGAGATGAAATGATGCTGTAA